From one Nitrosococcus halophilus Nc 4 genomic stretch:
- the gspD gene encoding type II secretion system secretin GspD, with translation MPSGLETAQATELEVAPVPEEKDAMESTELYPGSDHFINRKVASKPRTFEMLEGEILLNFENTNIREVVKTILGDILEENYVIDKAVQGTVTAQTGRPLPKDALMPTLEALLRMNNAALVRAEGLNKVVPLNQAVQGNLSPRLRSAGSASGYGVRIVPLRYIGVTEMQQILEPFVPKGAILRVDPARNLLILAGTGQELAQWQETIDIFDVNWLEGMSVGLYKLEYTDAELVVTELNEVLGPEAATPLAGMFRFVPIERLNAVLAITSQSKYLEEAQTWIERLDRGEDEEVERLYVYPVQNGKAEHLAGLLQEAFGQGGGRRATSSARVAPGREAVELGTSRGGSLGSSRTGGFGSSRTGGFGSSQLGGFRASQVLESSAPQEQDLRVSQAQAEAKEGDKKSKASSPAGIELSRADDDADEKEVRIIADVENNALLISATSRDYDKILSALRQLDIPPRQVLVEATIAEVQLTDNLQYGLQWFFRNEVGEFTGTGAVNFSTDVGDNGFLQGVEGLLGGGGFTYALTDDSIVRALLRTLASDSKLNVLSSPQLLALDNQTAAIRVGDQVPILTGQTAGLAGTGNTLTSQVQFRDTGVLLTVTPRVNAGGRVTLEIRQEVTDVGDPVTVGSDIQNFTFLQRTFESVVTVQSGETIVLGGLIRDRDSFTDSGVPFLYKLPFIGPLFGSTTRDKQRTELIVLMTPRVVRDQHEARLVTEEFRQKLRNASDVAEEMGGIAPQKVNEEEISPSTKGNHL, from the coding sequence TTGCCATCTGGTCTTGAAACCGCCCAAGCCACTGAACTCGAAGTCGCGCCAGTTCCTGAAGAAAAAGACGCGATGGAGAGTACTGAACTCTATCCTGGCAGTGATCATTTTATCAATCGTAAGGTGGCGAGTAAGCCGCGAACCTTTGAAATGCTGGAAGGCGAAATTCTGCTGAATTTTGAGAATACCAATATCCGTGAAGTGGTGAAAACGATACTGGGCGATATTCTGGAGGAGAATTACGTCATTGATAAAGCCGTTCAGGGAACGGTGACTGCCCAGACCGGCCGCCCCCTGCCCAAGGACGCTTTAATGCCTACCCTCGAAGCCCTGTTGCGGATGAACAATGCGGCTCTGGTTCGAGCCGAAGGGCTGAATAAGGTGGTGCCCCTCAATCAGGCTGTTCAAGGAAATCTGTCTCCGCGCTTAAGAAGCGCAGGGTCCGCCTCCGGCTATGGTGTGCGTATTGTGCCCCTGCGCTATATTGGGGTCACGGAGATGCAACAAATTCTTGAGCCTTTCGTCCCTAAAGGAGCAATTCTGCGTGTCGATCCAGCTCGGAATCTGCTTATTTTGGCCGGTACGGGCCAAGAATTAGCCCAGTGGCAAGAGACCATTGATATTTTTGATGTGAATTGGCTGGAAGGGATGTCGGTGGGGTTATACAAATTGGAATACACGGATGCCGAGTTGGTAGTGACTGAATTAAATGAGGTGTTGGGACCCGAGGCGGCCACACCGCTAGCGGGAATGTTCCGTTTTGTCCCCATTGAACGCCTTAATGCGGTTTTGGCCATTACCTCCCAGTCTAAATATCTGGAAGAAGCTCAAACTTGGATAGAGCGCCTAGACCGGGGCGAAGACGAGGAGGTCGAACGTCTTTATGTCTATCCAGTTCAAAATGGCAAGGCAGAGCATTTGGCAGGACTGCTGCAAGAAGCTTTTGGACAAGGGGGGGGGCGCAGAGCCACCTCCTCGGCGCGGGTAGCACCGGGAAGAGAGGCAGTGGAGCTTGGAACATCTCGAGGAGGGAGCCTCGGCTCATCACGGACGGGAGGCTTTGGCTCGTCGCGGACGGGGGGATTTGGATCATCCCAGCTAGGAGGGTTCAGGGCGTCCCAGGTGTTGGAGTCCAGCGCACCCCAGGAGCAGGATCTCAGAGTATCCCAGGCTCAGGCTGAAGCGAAAGAGGGGGATAAAAAGTCGAAGGCGTCCAGCCCGGCAGGCATTGAGCTTAGTCGTGCTGATGATGATGCTGACGAGAAGGAAGTACGTATCATTGCCGATGTGGAAAATAATGCATTACTGATTTCCGCCACCTCCCGCGACTACGACAAGATCCTTTCCGCTCTCCGCCAGTTGGATATTCCTCCCCGTCAGGTGCTGGTGGAGGCCACCATTGCCGAGGTACAGTTGACCGACAATCTCCAGTATGGATTGCAGTGGTTTTTTCGAAACGAGGTGGGCGAGTTCACGGGTACCGGCGCCGTCAATTTCAGCACCGATGTGGGTGATAATGGTTTCCTCCAGGGCGTTGAGGGTCTATTAGGGGGGGGAGGATTTACCTACGCCCTGACGGATGATAGCATCGTCCGTGCCTTGCTGCGCACATTGGCCTCTGACAGCAAGCTCAATGTTCTTTCTTCTCCTCAGTTGTTGGCGCTTGACAATCAGACTGCGGCGATCCGGGTGGGGGATCAGGTTCCGATACTCACCGGTCAAACAGCAGGGCTAGCGGGGACCGGCAATACTTTGACTTCACAGGTTCAGTTCCGGGATACCGGGGTATTGTTGACGGTGACTCCGCGAGTGAACGCCGGCGGTCGGGTGACCTTGGAAATCAGACAGGAAGTCACCGATGTGGGCGATCCAGTAACCGTAGGGTCGGATATCCAAAATTTCACTTTCTTGCAGCGCACCTTTGAGAGCGTGGTCACGGTGCAAAGCGGTGAAACCATTGTTTTAGGGGGGCTGATTCGGGATCGGGATAGTTTCACTGACAGTGGAGTTCCATTTCTTTATAAATTGCCTTTCATCGGTCCCCTCTTTGGCTCTACTACGAGAGACAAGCAGCGCACTGAATTGATCGTTCTCATGACCCCCCGGGTAGTGCGTGACCAGCACGAAGCCCGCCTAGTCACAGAGGAATTTCGCCAGAAGCTTAGGAATGCGTCGGATGTTGCGGAGGAGATGGGAGGGATTGCCCCCCAAAAGGTAAACGAAGAAGAAATATCCCCTTCGACCAAGGGCAATCACTTGTAG
- a CDS encoding pilus assembly protein PilZ — protein sequence MHLAEPNHKALAILLAGLCLVVLAVIALEMRYPPRFEQEENDANSSTHPSNLIPEREPIGDVALLPLDNYEETVARPLFRPSRRPPDPEESESEAQQAAEQSQQPQVSVKDLFVLNGVVVTEKKTVALLQDIKNNKSLRVSKGEKLEGWQIVRIFPDSVLFNNNGHSEALELVRNFEPMTQKLSQRRRAARQAQRRRRH from the coding sequence GTGCATTTAGCGGAGCCTAACCATAAGGCGCTGGCGATTTTGTTGGCGGGTTTATGCCTCGTGGTGTTGGCGGTCATTGCTTTGGAGATGCGATATCCGCCTCGCTTTGAGCAGGAGGAGAACGACGCCAATTCAAGTACTCATCCTTCAAATTTGATCCCGGAGCGAGAGCCGATAGGAGATGTCGCCCTTCTCCCTTTAGATAATTATGAAGAAACTGTGGCCCGCCCGCTCTTTCGGCCCAGTCGCCGTCCCCCCGACCCGGAAGAAAGCGAATCCGAGGCGCAACAAGCGGCTGAACAATCCCAACAGCCGCAAGTTTCCGTTAAGGACTTGTTTGTCCTCAACGGGGTCGTTGTGACTGAGAAAAAAACGGTCGCTCTTTTGCAGGACATTAAAAACAATAAGAGTTTGCGGGTCAGCAAGGGAGAAAAATTAGAAGGGTGGCAAATCGTTCGGATCTTTCCTGATAGTGTTCTGTTTAATAATAATGGTCATTCAGAAGCATTAGAATTGGTTCGAAATTTTGAGCCAATGACGCAGAAGTTATCCCAAAGGAGGCGGGCGGCGCGCCAAGCTCAACGAAGAAGGCGGCATTGA
- the gspM gene encoding type II secretion system protein GspM has product MNLQLSKKWHCATAVGLLLFVLLMAYFVLVQPVIAKHRFYQENIASMQQRLQKYNQIIASRTALEAELNRLRREQAANAYYLEQQSAPLAATELRKRVKTVVESSDGVLVSTQSLPLVENEPFPRVGISVRMTGDTEVLQKVLYDLESRRPLLFVDDLQVRSRQIRRRSRHDRRTIIEETQLTISFELYGYMRGSGAFSGA; this is encoded by the coding sequence ATGAACCTGCAATTGTCGAAGAAGTGGCATTGCGCGACCGCGGTGGGTTTATTACTGTTTGTCCTGCTGATGGCTTATTTTGTCCTGGTCCAGCCTGTCATTGCCAAGCATAGGTTTTATCAAGAAAATATCGCTTCCATGCAGCAGCGGCTCCAGAAGTACAACCAGATTATCGCTAGTCGGACAGCATTGGAGGCTGAGCTCAATCGATTGCGTCGGGAACAGGCCGCAAACGCTTATTATTTGGAGCAACAGTCCGCCCCGTTAGCGGCTACGGAGTTGCGGAAGAGAGTTAAAACAGTGGTGGAATCCAGCGATGGCGTTCTGGTGAGTACTCAAAGTTTGCCATTGGTTGAGAACGAGCCCTTTCCCCGGGTGGGGATCAGCGTGCGAATGACCGGCGATACGGAAGTTTTACAAAAGGTTTTATATGATTTGGAATCGCGGCGGCCCTTGTTGTTCGTGGATGATCTGCAAGTACGCAGCCGTCAGATCCGGCGGCGTAGCCGGCATGATCGTCGTACCATCATCGAAGAAACCCAGTTGACGATTAGCTTTGAGCTTTACGGATATATGCGGGGGAGCGGTGCATTTAGCGGAGCCTAA